One part of the Azospirillum sp. B510 genome encodes these proteins:
- a CDS encoding HupE/UreJ family protein, translating into MKRFPLASAVLLAGLVLPAVADAHTFGAHDAGFTNGFLHPLGGWDHLMAMVAVGLWAAQRGGAALWALPAAFVTAMMGGGLLGMTGVALPAVELWIAGSVIALGALVAAQSRLSLPLSLVVVALFALAHGHAHGVEMPEAAHPLLYGLGFALATALLHGAGVAAALSLRGVARKGAGALVLRGLGAAIGLGGVALVALA; encoded by the coding sequence ATGAAACGTTTCCCTCTCGCCTCGGCCGTCCTGCTGGCCGGGCTGGTGCTGCCGGCGGTCGCCGACGCCCACACCTTCGGTGCCCATGACGCCGGCTTCACCAACGGTTTCCTGCATCCGCTCGGCGGCTGGGACCATCTGATGGCCATGGTCGCGGTCGGGCTGTGGGCGGCGCAGCGCGGCGGTGCCGCCCTGTGGGCGCTGCCGGCGGCCTTCGTCACCGCCATGATGGGCGGCGGCCTCCTGGGCATGACCGGCGTCGCGCTGCCGGCGGTGGAGCTGTGGATCGCCGGCTCGGTGATCGCGCTGGGCGCCCTGGTCGCCGCGCAGTCGCGCCTGTCGCTGCCGCTGTCGCTGGTGGTGGTCGCGCTGTTCGCCCTGGCCCACGGCCATGCCCATGGCGTCGAGATGCCGGAGGCGGCGCATCCGCTGCTCTATGGTCTCGGGTTCGCGCTCGCCACGGCTCTGCTGCATGGTGCCGGCGTCGCCGCGGCCCTGTCGCTGCGCGGCGTCGCCCGCAAGGGCGCGGGCGCGCTCGTCCTGCGCGGCCTGGGTGCCGCCATCGGCCTGGGTGGCGTGGCGCTGGTCGCTCTCGCCTGA